The proteins below come from a single Lineus longissimus chromosome 5, tnLinLong1.2, whole genome shotgun sequence genomic window:
- the LOC135487597 gene encoding adenylate kinase 9-like isoform X2, protein MVDLVPQDPLADSGQAPSGEPPGTATTDAPMIISHQGEVEKLMEELGKDPYDEDQAELQFLHSKPTCFIIIGKPGSGKTTLARRLAQEWKCEIISASDLIMQAVELETELGIKAKEILMKGEAISEEMAVKFLEEKVNSVEVAHHGYILDGFPSLCEDHMTIKDQLELIKNFKLKPDFIINLKLPDKDLESRRTGQKVDPVSGEMYIKEVYAPEKSPLMTEGLEEGGEEEEEEEEEEETGEEETDFHELPPEVVERLLQRPEDLPQHVEENVRIYKNNMLRMLEDYMADHDQQYLIELDANQPAHILFKQLMNKLSCFVLRPAAVANRLQDPEEEDMPEDIETDELMRSLASKMMVAPRYRWRRSRWLRNCPVALHEGNVLPGKPEFAVSFLDKTYVLSSPEAVEKFLKNPRPYLMPPQPRPPCKICVTGPHLSGKTAIAHQLAQKYGAKVLDIDELMKPKFEEEKKKIVEQAKTEATEQAIVTVKAKLKEEQEAALLKEEMSATEAEETEAEQGEDSENKDEAEKEGDGEKKDEGEMSEEADDKPETTSEEKTDDNAETEQTEKTEEDAAVAAEPEEEKKDESENKPESEEEKGPPPIDVDETHPEVVTIVDAAVAEAEKQELTLPVEAYIEVMEEAMKEVEKEMRLGNPDGPLNGGWVLDNFPRTREQWVVLVEKGIVIDEVVCLKDPTENSTFLMKRWYRINRAEIDGIVKERADTAAAEKARKEEEQRLKEEEEKRVEEEAKKAAEEEERRRRIEAGEELSEEEEEEGEKPKGEAEETEGEPAEKAPTPIPTPTPSTDEVEAEQPIPVEEQRPPTPEEDLVPPDCPEVDAQKQKRKEWENEWPSIQAIITGSTSVEPLQIEVEGKTETEIIQEAVQQIERPFAYQGWEQTGIDIDEEEEDADADNEEEEEGDGEEEEDPNRSKKKPLGDFNHFCPVALKESGVLFPGNPEVASRFREKTYYFSSNEARDKFLAAPTDYMPQGKSPTAPPLRLLILGARGSGKSLHGRHLAKKLGIFHISFKERLQELIMLKTKGKKIGPEYEEDQEEPDEPEEPDEDDDIEIAITAPDGTEFKPEEEAPPEAPESKEAEEAQEEEEAEPELTEDEENIKANLESDEALPNETLDNIVPGWWNAEPFKSTGFVLEGFPRTQDEARYLAETGLFPDAALILSVEDTDVIARLLPPKMDKWKAKRDKRLAKKQRIKDKAKKKRDALIAKRRDELLKEMAEKKAERAAQKAEERGSDESGSEEEVEEEEEEEEMDIEGILAEEFEEEEEEEEEEEELEEDAHDRIKNDMEEVYDNDTNRLAACQDTLEELMIPRIELEGGRKPHIVRYALTKKLKPYIHYRHSLFERVYPISEKLAIKMLQLGYKQPSRFGRWDPVLLSDGDCIQPMHGPGYSSFPAIYRQHVYFMSTSQNREFFCQDPLTYLKQPTPKPVVPIRMSIIGPPKSGKTALANRFAEQYGCSRLSIGEAVRNILMFQPKTELATLINSHIQRGLTVPDELAIQALDVALLDMKCQTRGYILDGFPVTKKQVELMEERRIIPTKIVELKVDSKELMIRGTKDRLAESRALPYHDSAKILAIRLACWQKEVGEVREWYKKEHKNYKIVDGERSKWHVWDSALDEASDSIQKIQTYLQRIADGKAASIFSLCITPGECKIRLGSFGEYCPVSLALRGELVDCSVTDSLENAAEFRGYYYKMAGPDELELFLAEPEKYVPPVAPRELPSPELLPRRVPPEEIGRSYPDKMELLGYCPVTYLDEKLRYEAIVPGSPEFVAEYRDKFYSMECEEKLQKFLRRPDKYSDLKLPHKLPPKKQPLPIVSLPMLGYMEQSVATAMTKALTAVGCFKPKYPFISASRSAQLYVAYHLKAFNPKSSDYVRKKYKQKLDKFEETCRLINYLGDKMSVKYTDPDLRPSEFDMKLQEFLALKDITPTTTWIA, encoded by the exons ATGGTGGACCTCGTACCGCAG GACCCACTGGCTGACTCGGGTCAGGCCCCTTCAGGAGAGCCTCCAGGTACAGCAACCACAGATGCGCCTATGATAATAAGCCATCAGGGAGAGGTAGAGAAGCTGATGGAGGAATTAGGCAAAGATCCCTATGATGAAGACCAG GCAGAATTGCAGTTCCTTCATTCAAAGCCAACATGCTTCATCATCATTGGAAAACCTGGCTCTGGAAAGACCACCTTAGCAAGGCGTCTTGCTCAAGAATGGAAATGCGAAATCATCTCTGCTTCAGACCTGATCATGCAAGCTGTGGAGCTTGAGACTGAGCTTGGGATCAAGGCCAAAGAGATTCTGATGAAAGGGGAAGCCATTTCTGAAGAGATGGCTGTAaaatttcttgaagaaaaagtgAACTCAGTTGAGGTTGCCCATCATG GCTATATTCTTGATGGTTTTCCATCCCTCTGCGAAGATCACATGACAATAAAAGACCAGCTTGAGTTGATAAAAAACTTCAAACTCAAACCAGACTTCATAATCAACTTGAAGCTTCCTGATAAGGATCTAGAAAGTCGACGAACTGGTCAAAAAGTTGATCCAGTTAGTGGTGAAATGTACATCAAGGAAGTCTACGCCCCAGAGAAGTCACCCTTGATGACGGAAGGGTTAGAGGAAGGtggagaagaggaagaagaagaggaagaggaggaggagacTGGAGAAGAA GAGACTGATTTCCATGAGCTGCCCCCTGAGGTTGTTGAGCGGCTACTTCAGCGACCAGAAGATCTGCCACAACACGTTGAAGAGAATGTAAGGATTTATAAGAACAATATGCTAAGGATGCTGGAAGACTACATGGCAGACCACGACCAACAGTATCTTATTGAATTGGATGCTAACCAACCGGCTCATATACTCTTCAAG CAACTGATGAATAAGTTGAGCTGTTTTGTTCTCCGACCTGCAGCGGTTGCCAATCGTCTGCAGGATCCTGAAGAAGAGGATATGCCAGAggatattgaaactgatgaatTGATGCGTTCCCTTGCTTCAAAAATGATGGTGGCACCACGATACCGGTGGCGAAGGAGTCGATGGTTGCGTAACTGTCCTGTCGCTCTGCATGAGGGCAATGTGCTGCCTGGCAAACCTGAATTTGCGGTCAG TTTTCTAGACAAGACGTACGTCCTCTCCAGTCCAGAAGCAGTTGAGAAATTCTTGAAGAACCCCAGACCATACCTGATGCCTCCACAGCCAAGGCCGCCATGCAAGATCTGCGTCACAGGGCCTCACCTCTCAGGAAAAACAGCAATTGCCCACCAATTGGCACAGAAATATGGTGCAAAGGTTCTGGATATTGATGAGCTAATGAAACCAAAATTTGAGGAGGAAAAGAAAAAGATTGTTGAGCAGGCAAAGACGGAGGCGACTGAACAAGCGATAGTGACTGTCAAGGCAAAGCTGAAGGAAGAGCAGGAGGCAGCATTGTTGAAAGAAGAAA TGTCAGCAACAGAAGCTGAAGAGACTGAGGCTGAACAAGGAGAGGACAGTGAAAATAAAGACGAGGCAGAAAAGGAGGGAGATGGTGAAAAGAAAG ATGAGGGAGAAATGTCTGAGGAAGCAGACGACAAACCGGAAACTACGTCTGAGGAAAAAACAGACGACAATGCAGAAACTGAGCAGACGGAAAAAACAGAAGAAGACGCAGCAGTGGCTGCTGAGCCAGAGGAGGAGAAAAAAG ATGAGTCTGAGAACAAGCCTGAGTCAGAGGAAGAGAAAGGGCCTCCTCCGATCGACGTTGACGAGACGCATCCCGAGGTTGTGACCATCGTTGACGCTGCTGTTGCTGAGGCTGAGAAACAGGAGCTAACCTTGCCTGTGGAAGCTTACATCGAAGTGATGGAGGAGGCAATGAAGGAGGTGGAGAAGGAGATGAGGCTGGGCAACCCTGATGGACCATT GAATGGTGGGTGGGTCCTTGACAATTTCCCCCGAACCCGGGAACAATGGGTCGTCCTTGTTGAGAAGGGCATTGTCATTGACGAGGTTGTCTGCCTGAAAGATCCGACCGAAAACAGCACCTTCCTGATGAAGAGGTGGTACCGCATCAATCGGGCAGAGATCGACGGCATTGTGAAGGAGAGAGCCGATACTGCAGCTGCAGAAAAGGCAAGAAAAGAAGAGGAACAGAG ACTTAAAGAAGAGGAGGAAAAAAGAGTTGAAGAGGAGGCCAAAAAGGCTGCTGAGGAGGAAGAGAGGAGGCGAAGAATTGAAGCTGGCGAAGAACTCAGCGAAG aggaggaagaggaaggcgAGAAACCCAAAGGGGAGGCTGAGGAGACTGAAGGGGAGCCTGCTGAGAAAGCCCCCACTCCTATTCCTACTCCTACACCATCAACAGATGAAG TTGAGGCAGAGCAGCCTATTCCTGTCGAAGAGCAGCGGCCACCAACACCAGAAGAG GATCTGGTTCCTCCTGATTGCCCTGAAGTGGATGCCCAGAAACAGAAGAGGAAGGAGTGGGAGAATGAATGGCCAAGCATCCAGGCTATCATCACAGGGAGTACCAGTGTTGAGCCCCTCCAGATTGAGGTCGAAGGCAAAACGGAGACTGAGATTATCCAGGAAGCCGTTCAGCAGATTGAAC GTCCTTTTGCCTACCAGGGCTGGGAGCAGACTGGTATCGAtattgatgaagaagaagaagatgctgatgctgataatgaagaagaggaagaaggcgATGGAGAAGAG GAGGAGGATCCCAATCGCAGCAAGAAGAAGCCCTTGGGTGATTTCAACCATTTCTGTCCAGTCGCCCTCAAAGAGTCTGGTGTCCTGTTCCCGGGGAACCCTGAAGTTGCTTCGCGGTTCCGGGAGAAAACAtattatttctcatcaaatgagGCCAGGGATAAATTCCTTGCTGCCCCAACAGATTACATGCCGCAGGGAAAATCACCAACG GCTCCACCACTCCGACTGCTGATCCTCGGTGCCAGAGGTTCCGGCAAGAGCTTACATGGGCGCCACCTGGCGAAGAAGCTGGGTATCTTCCACATCTCATTCAAAGAGCGTCTGCAGGAGTTGATCATGCTGAAGACGAAGGGGAAGAAGATTGGACCCGAGTATGAGGAGGATCAGGAGGAACCAGATGAGCCGGAGGAACCTGATGA GGATGATGATATTGAGATTGCCATCACCGCGCCTGATGGCACAGAGTTCAAACCCGAGGAAGAGGCCCCACCTGAGGCGCCTGAAAGCAAGGAGGCTGAGGAAGCTCaggaagaggaggaggctgAGCCTGAGTTGACGGAGGATGAAGAGAACATCAAGGCCAACTTGGAATCCGACGAGGCACTGCCCAATGAGACGTTAGATAATATCGTACCGGGATGGTGGAATGCAGAACCTTTCAA GTCAACTGGTTTCGTACTCGAAGGATTCCCTCGGACCCAAGATGAGGCTCGCTATCTTGCCGAGACCGGACTCTTCCCAGACGCTGCCCTAATTCTATCAGTTGAAGACACAGACGTCATTGCACGTCTTCTGCCACCAAAGATGGACAAATGGAAGGCAAAGAGAGACAAACGCCTTGCCAAGAAGCAGCGCATTAAAGATAAGGCAAAGAAGAAGAGGGATGCCCTTATTGCCAAGAGACGAGATGAGTTACTGAAGGAGATGGCTGAGAAAAAGGCTGAAAGAGCA GCACAGAAGGCAGAAGAACGTGGTAGCGATGAGTCCGGCTCCGAAGAAGAAGttgaggaagaagaagaggaagaagagatgGATATTGAAGGAATCTTAGCTGAAGAGTttgaagaggaggaagaagaagaggaggaggaagaggaactTGAAGAAGATGCTCATGACAGAATCAAAAATGACATGGAGGAGGTGTATGACAATGACACAAATAGGTTGGCTGCTTGTCAG GACACTTTAGAGGAGCTCATGATTCCTAGAATTGAACTTGAAGGTGGAAGAAAACCTCACATCGTTCGTTATGCCCTCACAAAGAAACTCAAACCATACATCCACTATCGTCACAGCCTCTTCGAGCGGGTTTACCCCATCAGTGAAAAACTCGCAATCAAAATGCTACAGCTTGGCTACAAGCAGCCGAGCCGATTTGGAAGATGGGATCCTGTACTT CTGAGTGATGGTGACTGCATCCAGCCAATGCATGGCCCAGGCTACAGCAGCTTCCCAGCGATCTACCGCCAGCATGTCTACTTCATGTCAACGTCCCAGAACAGGGAGTTCTTCTGCCAGGATCCTCTCACTTACCTCAAGCAACCCACTCCGAAGCCTGTTGTGCCAATCAGAATGTCAATTATTGGACCCCCTAAGTCAGGCAAAACTGCTT TGGCCAACAGATTTGCAGAACAGTACGGTTGTTCCAGGCTGTCCATTGGTGAAGCTGTTCGAAACATCCTGATGTTCCAGCCGAAGACGGAACTTGCCACTCTAATCAACTCCCACATCCAGCGTGGTCTAACTGTCCCTGATGAGTTGGCCATTCAGGCACTAGATGTTGCTCTGCTTGATATGAAATGCCAGACAAGAGG TTACATCCTTGATGGCTTCCCAGTCACAAAGAAACAAGTTGAGCTGATGGAAGAGAGAAGAATCATTCCAACCAAAATCGTAGAACTCAAAGTCGACAGCAAAGAGTTGATGATCCGCGGTACGAAGGATCGACTTGCAGAAAGCAGGGCACTGCCATACCATGACAGTGCTAAAATCTTGGCAATACGTTTAGCGTGTTGGCAGAAGGAGGTTGGCGAAGTGCGTGAATGGTACAAGAAGGAGCATAAGAATTATAAAATTGTTGACGGAGAGCGATCAAAATGGCATGTATGGGATTCTGCCCTGGATGAGGCCAGCGACAGTATACAGAAGATTCAGACATACCTGCAGAGGATTGCTGATG GTAAAGCTGCAAGTATCTTCAGTCTGTGTATCACCCCTGGCGAGTGCAAGATTCGCCTTGGGTCGTTTGGTGAATATTGTCCTGTCAGCCTTGCTCTTCGAGGTGAACTTGTGGATTGCTCTGTGACAGATTCACTAGAAAATGCTGCAGAATTCCGAG GTTACTATTATAAGATGGCTGGTCCAGATGAACTCGAGCTCTTCCTCGCTGAGCCGGAGAAATACGTGCCGCCCGTTGCTCCAAGGGAACTCCCATCTCCTGAACTCTTACCACGACGCGTACCCCCAGAGGAGATAGGCCGGTCCTACCCCGACAAGATGGAGCTGCTTGGATACTGTCCTGTGACCTATCTCGATGAGAAGCTGAGATATGAGGCGATCGTTCCTGGAAGTCCCGAATTCGTTGCCGAGTACAGAGATAAGTTCTACAGTATGGAGTGTGAGGAGAAACTGCAGAAGTTCTTGAG ACGTCCAGACAAATACTCCGACCTGAAACTTCCCCACAAGTTGCCGCCCAAGAAACAGCCGCTGCCCATTGTCAGCCTGCCTATGCTGGGGTACATGGAACAGTCTGTCGCTACCGCCATGACCAAGGCACTGACTGCTGTTGGATGCTTCAAACCAAAGTATCCGTTCATCTCAGCGTCCCGATCAGCTCAGTTGTATGTGGCGTATCATTTGAAAG CATTCAACCCGAAGAGTTCAGATTACGTCCGGAAGAAATACAAGCAGAAACTTGATAAATTTGAAGAAACGTGTCGGCTGATAAATTACCTTGGCGACAAAATGTCAGTGAAATACACAGATCCGGATCTAAGACCAAGCGAATTCGACATGAAATTACAGGAATTCCTGGCACTCAAAGACATTACACCGACAACGACTTGGATAGCATGA